A stretch of Acidobacteriota bacterium DNA encodes these proteins:
- a CDS encoding ATP-binding protein has product MRFSCSNLSFANRALRSLRNTRRSADDLGGGGKLQQVFTNLILNARDAMFENGTIRLRTFAGNDDGVVIEVIDNGQGIPTENLKKVFDPFFTTKGVGNGTGLGLAVPTHRSGTQRNDRSFQC; this is encoded by the coding sequence ATACGCTTCAGCTGCTCGAACCTCAGCTTCGCAAATCGAGCATTGAGATCGTTAAGGAATACTAGAAGATCTGCCGATGATCTCGGCGGCGGCGGTAAATTGCAGCAGGTGTTCACCAATCTTATTCTCAACGCTCGCGATGCGATGTTTGAGAACGGTACCATCAGGCTCCGCACTTTCGCCGGAAATGACGACGGTGTAGTTATCGAGGTGATCGACAACGGACAGGGAATCCCGACCGAGAATCTCAAAAAGGTCTTCGATCCGTTCTTCACCACCAAGGGCGTCGGAAACGGAACGGGCCTCGGACTTGCCGTGCCTACGCATCGTTCAGGAACACAACGGAACGATCGAAGCTTTCAGTGCTGA